In Deinococcus puniceus, one genomic interval encodes:
- a CDS encoding thioesterase family protein — protein sequence MRPIPPGFSQTLTVLITDAMTVQFEELGAVHPVYATYWMARHFEEAGRKIILPFLEEGEGGIGTQVDVQHTASALPGMTVTITATFERMEGRRVVCRMEAANALGDPIGTGTTTQMALPQTRIDANFEALRVRWAGAQASQTR from the coding sequence ATGCGGCCCATTCCACCCGGCTTTTCCCAGACCCTGACCGTGCTGATCACTGACGCCATGACCGTACAATTTGAAGAACTCGGCGCAGTGCATCCGGTGTACGCGACCTACTGGATGGCGCGGCATTTCGAGGAAGCGGGGCGCAAAATCATCCTGCCTTTTTTGGAAGAGGGCGAGGGCGGCATTGGCACGCAGGTAGACGTGCAGCACACCGCCTCCGCCCTGCCCGGTATGACCGTAACGATTACCGCTACCTTCGAGCGTATGGAAGGCCGCCGCGTGGTGTGCCGGATGGAAGCCGCAAACGCGCTAGGCGACCCCATCGGCACGGGCACAACGACCCAGATGGCTCTGCCCCAGACCCGCATAGATGCCAACTTTGAAGCGTTGCGGGTGCGGTGGGCCGGAGCACAGGCAAGTCAGACACGCTGA